The Candidatus Eremiobacteraceae bacterium genome includes a window with the following:
- a CDS encoding dihydrodipicolinate synthase family protein, translated as ATLTPLDDNGEPCIGLLTGHCTRLLAAGCSGIVLLGTTGEANSFTIEERKIILEAVVGAGIPASRLIVGTGCCALGDCATLTRHALSVGAARVLVLPPFYYKNVSDEGIVQAYSRTIEAVDDDRLRLYFYNIPQFSGVVIGDGVIESLSAQYPGIVAGIKDSAGDWPATEMLCARYGGAMDVLVGSERFLVAGISAGASGCVTATANAFADSICRLFASLNEPAAIALQERVTAARAVFEGYPVIAALKEFEARRSGDARWRNVRPPLTAMRPSDADTLAAKLSSVL; from the coding sequence CGCCACGTTGACGCCGCTCGACGATAACGGCGAGCCATGCATAGGATTGCTCACCGGTCATTGCACGCGGCTTCTGGCAGCCGGCTGCAGCGGGATCGTGCTGCTCGGAACGACCGGCGAGGCCAATTCATTCACCATCGAAGAACGCAAGATCATTTTGGAAGCGGTGGTCGGGGCTGGAATCCCCGCATCGCGCTTGATCGTCGGTACCGGCTGCTGCGCGCTGGGGGACTGCGCGACGCTCACCAGGCACGCGCTCTCCGTTGGCGCGGCGCGCGTCTTGGTGCTTCCGCCCTTTTACTATAAGAACGTGAGCGACGAAGGAATCGTCCAGGCTTATTCGCGCACGATCGAAGCGGTTGACGACGATCGCCTCCGCTTGTATTTCTACAACATTCCGCAATTCTCGGGCGTGGTCATCGGTGACGGAGTCATCGAATCGTTGTCCGCCCAATATCCCGGCATCGTCGCGGGCATCAAAGACAGCGCCGGAGATTGGCCCGCCACCGAGATGCTGTGCGCGCGGTACGGCGGCGCGATGGATGTGCTCGTCGGCAGCGAGCGGTTTCTGGTCGCCGGGATCTCTGCCGGCGCGAGCGGTTGCGTCACCGCGACCGCCAACGCCTTTGCCGACTCGATTTGTCGATTGTTCGCAAGCCTCAACGAGCCGGCGGCGATCGCATTGCAAGAACGCGTCACCGCCGCACGAGCAGTATTCGAAGGTTACCCCGTCATCGCGGCGCTCAAGGAATTCGAAGCGCGCCGATCGGGCGACGCGCGATGGAGAAATGTACGTCCGCCGCTGACGGCGATGCGGCCCTCCGATGCAGACACGCTGGCCGCCAAGTTGAGCTCCGTTCTGTAG
- a CDS encoding ABATE domain-containing protein, with product MKERVGDKPAPERLRIIQAFMNTATSGREDFAGPDCLREWLADHGLLEGDSALSAADLRQAISVRDALRQLASARQDGRLDSDAVETLNRAARSAQMSVSFGQDGRACVESLAPAVDGALGKIIAIVVDSMTDGTWDRLKICRDAGCSWAFYDRSKNHSGTWCDIAVCGNVAKARTYRARHGTKAG from the coding sequence ATGAAAGAACGAGTCGGAGATAAACCCGCGCCGGAACGATTACGGATCATACAGGCGTTCATGAACACGGCAACGTCGGGCCGCGAGGATTTCGCCGGACCGGACTGCCTGCGTGAGTGGCTTGCCGACCACGGTCTGCTCGAGGGCGACTCGGCCCTGAGCGCGGCGGACTTGCGTCAGGCGATATCGGTGCGAGATGCGCTGCGTCAGCTCGCATCGGCTCGTCAAGATGGCCGCTTGGATTCCGACGCCGTCGAGACGCTCAACCGGGCCGCCCGCAGTGCGCAGATGTCCGTATCGTTTGGACAGGACGGCCGGGCATGCGTCGAGTCTCTCGCGCCCGCCGTCGATGGCGCGCTAGGAAAGATCATCGCGATCGTCGTCGACTCGATGACCGACGGCACGTGGGACCGCCTCAAAATCTGCCGCGACGCCGGATGTTCGTGGGCCTTTTACGACCGGTCCAAGAATCACTCGGGCACGTGGTGCGACATCGCCGTTTGCGGCAATGTGGCAAAAGCGCGCACGTATCGCGCGCGGCACGGGACCAAAGCCGGGTGA
- a CDS encoding HD domain-containing protein, with amino-acid sequence MMRARTIFVMVFVILIAAASSSAAASKPQATVTGIPLDAPWKAKIYALARTKFIHPAWGWQHSERNYQVAMRLAKGDGLAVDTDVLFAASFLHDMAAFPPYAKKGMEHGDRAAQTSEAVLRDAGFPMAKFAAVQAAERGHMYYSDAGSRPESIVLHDADSLDFLGAIGAARMIALTGEKAPDFSAAVTALRGFERDIPPRLITKTARAIGAQRAEELQRILDQLKREAFDGKAM; translated from the coding sequence ATGATGCGCGCGCGCACGATATTCGTCATGGTCTTCGTAATTCTGATTGCCGCCGCATCGTCAAGTGCGGCCGCTTCAAAGCCCCAAGCGACGGTCACCGGCATTCCGCTCGACGCCCCGTGGAAGGCAAAGATCTACGCGCTCGCCCGGACGAAGTTCATCCATCCAGCCTGGGGCTGGCAGCACAGCGAGCGCAACTATCAAGTGGCGATGCGCCTCGCAAAGGGTGACGGCCTAGCCGTGGACACAGACGTGCTCTTCGCCGCATCGTTCTTGCATGATATGGCCGCGTTTCCGCCTTATGCCAAGAAAGGCATGGAGCACGGCGACCGCGCCGCGCAGACGAGCGAGGCGGTGCTGCGCGATGCGGGTTTTCCAATGGCTAAATTCGCGGCCGTGCAAGCCGCCGAGCGCGGGCATATGTACTATAGCGATGCCGGCTCGCGACCGGAATCCATCGTGCTGCACGATGCGGATTCTCTTGACTTTCTCGGCGCCATCGGCGCAGCGCGCATGATCGCGCTCACCGGTGAGAAGGCTCCGGATTTCAGCGCGGCCGTCACGGCGTTGCGCGGATTCGAGCGCGACATCCCGCCGCGGCTCATCACCAAGACTGCGCGCGCTATCGGTGCGCAACGCGCCGAAGAGCTGCAGCGAATCCTCGACCAGCTCAAGCGCGAGGCGTTTGACGGCAAGGCCATGTGA